In Tachysurus vachellii isolate PV-2020 chromosome 10, HZAU_Pvac_v1, whole genome shotgun sequence, the following proteins share a genomic window:
- the cfl2 gene encoding cofilin-2, whose product MASGVTVNDDVIKVFNDMKVRKSSTSDEVKKRKKAVLFCLSQDKKKIIVEEDKQILVGDIGETVDDPYACFVKLLPLNDCRYGLYDATYETKESKKEDLVFIFWAPEGAPLKSKMIYASSKDAIKKKFTGIKHEWQVNGLDDIQDRSTLAEKLGGNVVVSLEGRPL is encoded by the exons ATG GCTTCTGGAGTCACCGTTAATGATGATGTTATTAAGGTCTTCAATGACATGAAAGTGCGAAAGTCTTCAACCTCGGATGAGGTAAAAAAACGCAAAAAGGCAGTGCTGTTCTGCCTCAGTCAAGACAAGAAGAAGATTATTGTGGAGGAGGACAAGCAAATCCTTGTTGGCGATATCGGAGAGACTGTCGATGATCCATATGCCTGTTTTGTAAAGCTCCTACCTCTAAATGACTGCAGATATGGCTTGTATGATGCCACTTATGAAACAAAAGAGTCCAAGAAAGAAGACTTGGTATTTATATTTTG GGCTCCTGAAGGTGCACCATTAAAAAGCAAGATGATATACGCTAGTTCAAAAGATGCCATTAAAAAGAAGTTTACAG GTATCAAACATGAATGGCAAGTCAATGGCTTGGATGACATTCAGGACCGCTCAACCCTGGCAGAAAAATTAGGAGGCAATGTGGTTGTATCATTGGAAGGGCGACCACTGTAA